The sequence TCGCCTCGAGGGCAGCAGCATTCCCGGCCTCAAACTCGAGATCGACGACGGGCGACGGCTAGTGCTCGTGGGGCGCATAGACAGGGTGGATGTGGCGGAGGCCGGGGGCGTTTCGTACTTGCGCGTGATAGATTACAAGAGCAGCCAGCGGTCGCTGGACCTCCGGGACGTCTACGACGGGATCGCCCTTCAACTCCTCGTGTACCTTGCCGTCGCGGAGGACCATTCGGAGGCGCTCACGCGCGGGCGGGCCGAGCCCGCCGGGGCGTTGTACTTTCCCGCGGCGGACCCGCTGGTAAGCGCGTCAGGTCCGGTCGACGACGATGACCTTGAAAGCAGGAGGAAACGAATGCTCAAGATGACCGGGGTGATCGTGGGCGGTCCGGACGTGGTGCGGCTCATGGACAAGAAGATCCAGGGAGCGTCCGACATCGTGCCGGCTCGTCTCACGAAAGACGGGGAGGTCGCGAAGAGTAGCGGGAGCAACGTGATCGCCCGCGAGAGATACAGGGCGCTTCGGAGGTTCCTGTTGGCGAAGGTGAGGGAGCTGTCGTCGCGGATCGTCGCGGGCGAGGTCGCCGCGAGGCCGTACAGGCGCGGGAAGTTCAGGGCCTGTCAATGGTGCGAGTTCAAGCCCGTCTGTGGTTTCGATATCCTTTTGCCCGGCAACGAGTACCGCGACGCCGTGTGTCTGGAGAATGACGAGTTCTGGGCCGCGGTTGAGCGCAATGTTTCCTCTGAGGGGGACGTGTCATGACCGCCACAGCTCGCGGGAACGTCAATGCGAACAAGGCTCGCTGGACGCCCGAGCAGTGGGAAGCCATAAGCACGAGGGGACGGAATCTCCTCGTATCGGCTGCTGCAGGGGCCGGCAAGACCTCCGTGCTGGTGGAGCGGGTGATCGGCCTTGTCACCGATCCCGAACACCCTGTGGACATCGACAGGCTTCTGGTCGTGACGTTCACTGACGCTGCAGCGGCGGAGATGCGGGAGCGGATATGCGCGGCGCTGGACACGCTGTTGTCGAAGGGCGATGCGAGCAGGGGGCCCGACCCCGCCAGGCTCGCGAGGCAGCTCGTCCTCGTGAAGAAGGCTGACATATCCACGATCCACTCGTTCTGCCACAAGGTCGTGCGCCAGCATTTCTACCGGCTCGATATCGATCCCGCGTTCCGCGTCATGGACGAGGTGGAGGCCGCTCTCCTGCGGCTAGAGACAGCGGACGACCTGTTCGAGGAATGCTACGGAGGGTCGCAGGGCGGCGCGTTCATCGACCTCGTGGAAGCGTACGGGGGCGAGCGGGGGGACGAGGCGCTACGGGAACTCGTGGTTCGCATCTACGAGCGTTCCCGTGGCCAGTCGAGGCCTGGCGCGTGGTTCGACAAGATGGCGGACGCGTTCCACATCGAGCCCACGGCTTCGATAGACGCTCTGCCGTGGACTCGAACGGTGGTCCAGGCGGTGAGCCGCGATCTCGTCCGGGCCAGAGGTCTTCTCGAGCAGGCTCTCTACCTTGCAGGCTCGCCCGACGGACCACGCGAGTACGCTGCCGTGCTACAAAACGACATCGCGGCCTGCTCCCGGATGCTCGAGGCAGCGAAGGCCAGCGGGTTCGCGGGGCTCTATGAGAGCATGTCGGGGCTCTCCTTCGAGAGGCTTCCGAGGATCAAGGGCGGGGCCTGCAACGACACGCTCAAGAAGAGGGCAAAGGACATGCGTGACGCTGCGAGGCGACTCGTGCTGCGCGCGCAACAGACGTACTTCTCCCGTCCCCCTGAGGACTACATCGCGGATGTCCGCAAGGTGGCCCCACTCATGGAGGAACTCGTCAGGGTGGTGAGAGAGTTCGCGCGTCGGTATGGCGAGGCCAAGCGGGCACGGGGGCTCGTTGATTTCTCTGACCTAGAGCACCTCTCGCTGCAAGCGCTCGGAACGTGGGACGAGGAAAGCTGCCGATTCCAGCCCACGGATATCGCACGCGAGCTGGCCGAGAGATACGAGGAGGTGCTCGTGGACGAGTACCAAGACATCAACCCGGTCCAGGACGCCATCCTCACCCTCGTGTCACGCGGCGCCAACACCTTCGTCGTGGGGGACGTGAAGCAGAGCATATATGGGTTCCGCCTGGCCGAGCCGCGGCTTTTCACAGAGAGATACCGCTCGTATTCCACGGCGGTCTCCGGCATGGAGCGCACGATCGACCTCTCCAAGAACTTCCGCAGCCGGCGGGCGGTGATAGATGCCGTGAACTTCGTGTTTCGCCAGGTGTTCTCTGACAGCGTCGCGGGGATCGTGTACGACCGCCCTGCCGAGCTCGTGTACGGGGCAGACTACCCCGACGAATCGGGCGCGGGGTCCATTCCCGATGCAGGTCCAGGCGCGGGCGTCGGCTCCGACGTGAGAACGGCGGGCGCTTTCCCTGTTGAAGTCCATATCATCGAAAGGAAGCCCGCCATCGTTCACGAAGGGGTGAACGAAGACGGCGACGACTCGGCTGAGGAAGCAGGCGAAGGCGCGGGCGGGATGGGCGGTGACGAAGGAGAGCGGCCGGAGACGGCCACGGAAGCCTCGGGAGGAGAGGACGAGCCCACACCCGAGGAGGTAGAGGCCCTCGAGCTCGAAGGCCGGTTCATAGCGGACCGAATCTTGAGGATGGTGACGGGTACTCCCGAGAAGCCCGGACCGGAGTTCCTGGTGTGGGACCGCAACGCCGGGGCGTATCGGCCTGTATCCTACCGTGACATCGTGGTGCTTCTCCGGTCCACACGGCAACGTGCGAACGTCTTCCTGGAGGTGTTCAGGCAAGCGGGCCTGCCCGCCTACGCCGAGCTCGGCACCGGCTATTTCGAGGCCACCGAGGTGGAGGTCATGCTCTCTCTCCTCCGCGTGATCGACAATCCCATGCAGGATATCCCGCTTGCCGCTGTGCTGCGATCGCCGATATTCGGCTTCAGCGCCGACGACCTCGCGCGCGTGCGCGTTTGCCACGAACACGGGGACTTCTATGCCGCTCTCCAGGCGGTCGCGGCCGGGGGGGAGGGCGCGACGGACGCCGCCCAGTCAGGGGGCGATGGTGGCACGGTGCCCGGCGCCGGACGCGTGAACCTTTGCTCGGAGGACCTCCGCACGAGGGTCCAGAGGTTCCTTTGCGACATCGAGCGATGGCGGACGCTCGCGAGGAAGGTGCCGCTCTCCACCCTCATCTGGAGCCTTTACCGCGAGACTGGTTTCCTCGACTACGTCGGCGGGATGCCCGGTGGTGTCCAGCGACAAGCCAATCTCCGGGCGCTCCACGAGCGGGCGCGCCAGTTCGACAGATTCGCCCGGCAGGGCCTGTTCAGGTTCCTAAGGTTTGTGGAGCAGCTCCAGGACGCCGAGGGCGACCTTGGCACGGCGCGGGCTCTCGGCGAGGCAGAGGACGTCGTGAGGATCATGAGCGTCCACAAGAGCAAAGGCCTGGAATTCCCCGTGGTCTTCCTCGCCGACCTCGGAAAAGAGTTCAATCTGAGGGATCTTGCGGGTGACGTCCTCCTCCA is a genomic window of Bacillota bacterium containing:
- a CDS encoding UvrD-helicase domain-containing protein; translation: MTATARGNVNANKARWTPEQWEAISTRGRNLLVSAAAGAGKTSVLVERVIGLVTDPEHPVDIDRLLVVTFTDAAAAEMRERICAALDTLLSKGDASRGPDPARLARQLVLVKKADISTIHSFCHKVVRQHFYRLDIDPAFRVMDEVEAALLRLETADDLFEECYGGSQGGAFIDLVEAYGGERGDEALRELVVRIYERSRGQSRPGAWFDKMADAFHIEPTASIDALPWTRTVVQAVSRDLVRARGLLEQALYLAGSPDGPREYAAVLQNDIAACSRMLEAAKASGFAGLYESMSGLSFERLPRIKGGACNDTLKKRAKDMRDAARRLVLRAQQTYFSRPPEDYIADVRKVAPLMEELVRVVREFARRYGEAKRARGLVDFSDLEHLSLQALGTWDEESCRFQPTDIARELAERYEEVLVDEYQDINPVQDAILTLVSRGANTFVVGDVKQSIYGFRLAEPRLFTERYRSYSTAVSGMERTIDLSKNFRSRRAVIDAVNFVFRQVFSDSVAGIVYDRPAELVYGADYPDESGAGSIPDAGPGAGVGSDVRTAGAFPVEVHIIERKPAIVHEGVNEDGDDSAEEAGEGAGGMGGDEGERPETATEASGGEDEPTPEEVEALELEGRFIADRILRMVTGTPEKPGPEFLVWDRNAGAYRPVSYRDIVVLLRSTRQRANVFLEVFRQAGLPAYAELGTGYFEATEVEVMLSLLRVIDNPMQDIPLAAVLRSPIFGFSADDLARVRVCHEHGDFYAALQAVAAGGEGATDAAQSGGDGGTVPGAGRVNLCSEDLRTRVQRFLCDIERWRTLARKVPLSTLIWSLYRETGFLDYVGGMPGGVQRQANLRALHERARQFDRFARQGLFRFLRFVEQLQDAEGDLGTARALGEAEDVVRIMSVHKSKGLEFPVVFLADLGKEFNLRDLAGDVLLHPDAGLGPMLCDVHRRVKYPTLAHRAVKERARVDALAEEMRILYVGMTRAKERLILVGSATDLGKQAERWCAVVSRQGWELGDDILLSARGFLDWVGSALARHRCGACIRALAGISGDPLDAAVREDPSCFEVKIWNASDVPRAGRAWGHPEPGAADGAVLEAMALGKSLGRTLAPEFRQAVEAHIRWRYPYGALAGRAAKTTWSEIKRKFEPGRDDAEPRGEEVGDVSRGLATFPEQPRFMREFKITPAERGQAIHLVLQHVDLAGRLDVPGIQARVDEMVACDLLTRDLARTVDVEAVARFFASPLGKRVVEARDRVRREVPFYLGMDVHTVYPDIPEQAACDAERVVVQGIIDCLVDEGDGFVLIDFKTGPLGERDPRAAAAAYEGQIRVYAAAVTAVYGRPVKEAYVYFLDAGAAVRVQADSSHVAVDSTAP